The Streptococcus oralis region AATGGTTAACATGGTGCAAATCGGAACAACTAGTAAGGTTACCCAAAAGGCTCCATGAAATAAAGTGTTTAAGAGGAAAAAGACAAGGGCGTAAAAACCGCCAATACTATTTCCTAAGATACGCGAAGTTCCAAAATGGACGCTCTTATCAAAGCTCTCTCGTAAACTGAAGACTGCTGTCAATGCTCCGATTTGAAGCCCCTTCCAGCCAAAAAAACCAAAAATCAAGAGAACTATAAATACGGCAATCCCTGTTTTGAAGGTTCGCATACCAAGCTTGAACTGTGACTTATCAAATTTATATTTTTTAAAATAACTCATAATCTCAACTTTCTACTACCATTTTAACATAAATTAGTTGATTTTATGAGTGAAAATCAATAGGAAGCGTTTTTAATTTCGGGCTATAAAAAAGAGGAAACAGAGTTCCTCTTTTCTATGATTTCATCTAAGAAAGCTTATTTTTCTGTAAGTGCTGCCAATCCTGGCAATACTTTACCTTCAAGGAGTTCCATTGATGCTCCACCACCAGTAGAGATCCATGAGAACTTGTCTGCACGGCCAAGGTTGATGGCTGCAGCAGCTGAGTCACCACCACCGATGATTGATTTCACACCTGGTTGTTTCACGATAGCATCCATGACACCGATTGTACCAGCTTGGAAGTCTGGGTTTTCAAATACACCCATAGGTCCGTTCCATACAACTGTTTTGGCACCAGTCAAAGCTTCGTCGAATTTAGCGATAGATTTAGGACCGATATCCAAACCAAGGAAACCTGGATCAACCGCTTCACCTTCAGTGTCTTTCACTTCAGTGTAGTCAGCAAATGCGTTTGCTTCTTTTGAGTCAACTGGCAAGATCAATTTGCCATTTGCTTTTTCAAGAAGAGCTTTTGCAACATCCAATTTGTCTTCTTCTACAAGTGAGTTACCGATTTCGATACCTTGAGCTTTGTAGAATGTGTAAGTCATCCCACCACCGATAAGCACTTTATCAGCTTTTTCAAGCAAGTTTTCGATAACACCGATTTTGTCTGAAACTTTTGAACCACCAAGGATCGCTACGAATGGACGTTCTGGAGCTTCAACTGCTTCTTGGATGTAGGCAATT contains the following coding sequences:
- a CDS encoding FUSC family protein, which translates into the protein MSYFKKYKFDKSQFKLGMRTFKTGIAVFIVLLIFGFFGWKGLQIGALTAVFSLRESFDKSVHFGTSRILGNSIGGFYALVFFLLNTLFHGAFWVTLLVVPICTMLTIMTNVAMNNKAGVIGGVAAMLIITLSIPSGETFLYVFARVFETFMGVFVAILVNYDIEQLKLFWEKKRK
- a CDS encoding phosphoglycerate kinase; its protein translation is MAKLTVKDVELKGEKVLVRVDFNVPVKDGVITNDNRITAALPTIKYILEQGGRAVLFSHLGRVKEEADKEGKSLAPVAADLAAKLGQEVKFIPGVTRGAELEAAVNALEDGQVLLVENTRFEDVDGKKESKNDPELGKYWASLGDGIFVNDAFGTAHRAHASNVGISANVEKAVAGFLLENEIAYIQEAVEAPERPFVAILGGSKVSDKIGVIENLLEKADKVLIGGGMTYTFYKAQGIEIGNSLVEEDKLDVAKALLEKANGKLILPVDSKEANAFADYTEVKDTEGEAVDPGFLGLDIGPKSIAKFDEALTGAKTVVWNGPMGVFENPDFQAGTIGVMDAIVKQPGVKSIIGGGDSAAAAINLGRADKFSWISTGGGASMELLEGKVLPGLAALTEK